The DNA window ATGACTTTAAGTGGAAGTTATATGGCAAAAGAAGGAAAAAGAAGAGGATTAAAGGTAGCAGAAGAAGTTTTTGCTGACAGAGGATATAATCCTGATGGAACTCTTGTTAATAGAAGTTTACCTGGTGCTTTTGTAAAAGACTCTGATGAAGCTATTGCTAGAGTTATAAAAATGGTAAAAACTAAAAAAGTTACTGCTGTTAATGGAGAAGAAATTGATATTGCTGCTGATTCTATCTGTGTACATGGGGATAACCCAAAAGCTATTGAATTTGTGGATAGAATAAGAAAGTCATTGATTGCAGATGGAATAGAAGTAAAATCATTATATGAATTTATAAAATAAGATGAGGTGTTAAGATGGAGAAAAAAAATAATTTATCTGTTCTTTTAGGGGCTGCATTTCTAATGGCAACTTCGGCAATAGGACCTGGATTTATGACTCAAACAGCAGTTTTTACAAAAGATATGGGAGCAACATTTGCTTTTGTTATATTAGTTTCAGTCATAATGTCTTTTGTAGCTCAATTAAATGTATGGAGAGTTCTTGCTGTTTCTAAAATGAGAGGACAAGATATTGCAAATAGTGTTCTACCAGGACTTGGTTATTTTATAACATTTTTAGTTTGTTTAGGTGGTTTAGCTTTCAATATAGGGAATGTTGGAGGAGCTGCCTTAGGTTTTCAAGTTTTATTTGATTTAGACTTAAAAATTGCTGCTCTTGTAAGTGGAGCATTGGGAGTAATTATATTCTCTTTTAAATCTGCTTCAAAACTTATGGATAAATTAACTCAAGTATTAGGTGCAATGATGATTTTACTTATAGGATATGTTGCTTTCTCAACTAATCCACCTGTTGGAACTGCTGTAAAAGAAACTTTCATACCTAGTTCTATAAATTTAATGGCTATTATCACTTTAATTGGTGGAACTGTTGGAGGATATATCATGTTCTCTGGTGGACATAGACTTATAGACGCTGGAATTGTTGGAGAAGAAAATTTACCACAAGTTAATAAATCTGCAATATTAGGAATGAGTGTTGCTACAATAGTGAGAATATTCTTATTCTTGGCAGTCTTAGGTGTTGTTTCTCTTGGAAATCAACTTGATGCTGGAAACCCAGCAGCGGATGCTTTTAAAATTGCAGCAGGAACTGTTGGATATAAAATATTTGGTTTAGTATTCTTAGCAGCTGCTTTAACTTCTATTGTTGGAGCTGCTTATACAAGTGTATCTTTCTTAAAAACTTTATTCAAAGTTGTAAAAGATCATGAAAATTTATTTATAATAGGCTTTATAGTTGTATCAACTTTAATCCTTATTTTCTTAGGTAAACCAGTAAAATTACTTGTTCTTGCAGGTTCATTAAATGGACTTATTTTACCTATCACTTTGGCAATCACTTTAATAGCTAGTAAGAAAGAAGAAATTGTTGGAAAATATAAACATTCAAATATTTTATTCTTATTAGGTTGGGTTGTTGTAGTTGTAACTGCATATATAGGAATACAATCTCTATCAAAATTAGCAGAATTATTTGCTTAATGGAGGTATTAAAATGGAAAATTCAGTAAAATTTTTATTTTCTGGAGATTCTGCTCTAGTAATAGAATTTGGAAATGAAATCTCTGTTGATATAAATAAAAAAATTAGAAAAATGATGGACAATATAAAAAAAGAAAATATAGATGGAATTATTGAACTTGTTCCTACTTATTGTTCTTTACTTGTAAATTATGATGTCTTAAAAGTTGACTATCAAAGTTTGGTTGAAAAATTGAAAACTCTTTTGAATGGTGATAATGAAACTGTTGAAGATGAAGAAGTTACTTTAATTGAAATTCCTACTTTATATGATGATGAATGTGGACCTGATTTATCTTATGTAGCTGAATATAATAAACTTTCAAAAGAAGAAGTTATTAAAATACATACAGGAACAGATTATTTAGTTTATATGCTTGGGTTTATGCCAGGCTTCACTTACTTAGGTGGAATGTCTGAAAAAATAGCAACTCCTAGATTAGAAAGTCCTAGATTACAAATTTATCCAGGTTCTGTTGGAATAGCAGGTAAACAGACAGGAATGTATCCTTCAATGTCTCCTGGTGGTTGGAGAATTATTGGAAGAACTCCATTAAAATTATATAATCCTGATAGTGAAACTCCTGTCTATATCAGTTCTGGAGACTATATAAGATATGTTTCTATTTCAGAAGAGGAATATAATAATATTCTAAAAAAAGTAGAAAATAATGAATATAAATTAAATATTTGTAGAGTTAAGAGAGGTGAGCTAAATGCCTAGTATAAAAGTTCACAAACCTGGATTATGTACAACTGTTCAAGATATTGGAAGAATTGGTTATCAACAATTTGGAATACCTGTATCTGGAGTTATGGATGAGTTTGCTTTTACAGTAGCTAATTATCTTGTTGAAAATGATAAAAATAATGCAGTCTTAGAAATACCTTTCTTAGGACCTACATTAGAATTTGACTTTGATGTAACAATAGCCATAACAGGTGCTGATATTCAGCCAAAAATAAATAACCAAGATATTAAAATGTGGCAGTCTATAAATGTTAAAAAAGGAGATACTCTTTCTTTTGGTGGTTTAAAAACAGGAATAAGAGCTTATTTAGCATTCTCTGCTGAAATAGATGTTCCTATTGTTATGGGAAGTAAATCTACTCTTTTAAAATCTAAATTAGGTGGTTTTGACGGTAGACAATTAAAAATGGGAGACATTATTAACTTTAAAAACGTTAAAGTTCTATCTAAGAAAAATATTTTAGATAAAAAATATATTCCTGAATATAAGCATAATCAAAATATTAGAATAGTCTTAGGACCACAAGATAATTATTTTGATGAAAATTCTATAAAGACTATGCTTGAAAATAAATATCAAGTTACAAAAGATGCTGATAGAATGGGAATGAGATTATCAGGAGAGGTTATAAAACATAAGGATAAGGCTGATATAATATCTGATGCAGCAGTTTTTGGTTCTATACAAGTTCCTGGTAATGGACAACCAATTATTTTACTAGCGGATAGACAAACAACAGGAGGCTACACTAAAATTGCCACTGTTATAAAGGCTGATTTACCTAAACTTGCTCAAATGGTTCCTAATGATACTATTAAATTTAGTCTTGTAAATATTGAAGAAGCTCAAAAAGAATATAAAGAATTTTATAAGATTCTAGATGAAATAAAAGAATCATTTGTAGTTAAACCAAAAGTTTACACAGAAAAACAATTATATGTAGCAAAAAAATTATTTGGAAATAGGAAAAAATAAAAAATTACTGCACCTTCAATCTTAGATTTTAGGTGCAGTTTTAATAATAATTATTTTTTCTTTTCAGTCATATCTTCAAAAATTTCTTTAACTGTTCTTCCTACATTTTCCATATCCTTGAAAATTTCTCTGTTAGTTCTAATATCTTTTCTATCCATTTCAGAAAATGTTTCCCTTAAAGTTTTTTTGTTATTTTCATCATATTCTTTAAATAATTCTCTTAAAGTTTTCATATTCCCTCTTATGTTGAGCATTTTTTAAATATCCATATAATAACTACTAACCAAAATACTGTAGCTAGGCAACCCAAACAAGTTTCACCCAATGATTTTAGCATAAGGATAATTGCACACATTATTAAAAATATCCCCACTGCTCCATATAACAATGATTCAAACATTTAATCACCCTATTTAAAACTTCCCCTCATCTTTGGAGGGAAAAAATTTATCTTCAAAAAGTAAAAAAAACTAAAAACTAAACAGTTCTTACAAGACGGAACCCAATAAGGTTGTAAGCATTAGGAGCCTGATTGAAGCTACGATTAAGAACAGCACAACTCTCAACACCATTGCGCCAAGAAGCACCTTTTAGCCTTCTATATATATTAGAAGAATCAAAAGCCTTATATATATAGTTTTTTCCTTCTTCTATATTCTCAGTTGTATCA is part of the Fusobacterium nucleatum genome and encodes:
- a CDS encoding biotin-dependent carboxyltransferase family protein, yielding MPSIKVHKPGLCTTVQDIGRIGYQQFGIPVSGVMDEFAFTVANYLVENDKNNAVLEIPFLGPTLEFDFDVTIAITGADIQPKINNQDIKMWQSINVKKGDTLSFGGLKTGIRAYLAFSAEIDVPIVMGSKSTLLKSKLGGFDGRQLKMGDIINFKNVKVLSKKNILDKKYIPEYKHNQNIRIVLGPQDNYFDENSIKTMLENKYQVTKDADRMGMRLSGEVIKHKDKADIISDAAVFGSIQVPGNGQPIILLADRQTTGGYTKIATVIKADLPKLAQMVPNDTIKFSLVNIEEAQKEYKEFYKILDEIKESFVVKPKVYTEKQLYVAKKLFGNRKK
- a CDS encoding divalent metal cation transporter, whose amino-acid sequence is MEKKNNLSVLLGAAFLMATSAIGPGFMTQTAVFTKDMGATFAFVILVSVIMSFVAQLNVWRVLAVSKMRGQDIANSVLPGLGYFITFLVCLGGLAFNIGNVGGAALGFQVLFDLDLKIAALVSGALGVIIFSFKSASKLMDKLTQVLGAMMILLIGYVAFSTNPPVGTAVKETFIPSSINLMAIITLIGGTVGGYIMFSGGHRLIDAGIVGEENLPQVNKSAILGMSVATIVRIFLFLAVLGVVSLGNQLDAGNPAADAFKIAAGTVGYKIFGLVFLAAALTSIVGAAYTSVSFLKTLFKVVKDHENLFIIGFIVVSTLILIFLGKPVKLLVLAGSLNGLILPITLAITLIASKKEEIVGKYKHSNILFLLGWVVVVVTAYIGIQSLSKLAELFA
- the pxpB gene encoding 5-oxoprolinase subunit PxpB codes for the protein MENSVKFLFSGDSALVIEFGNEISVDINKKIRKMMDNIKKENIDGIIELVPTYCSLLVNYDVLKVDYQSLVEKLKTLLNGDNETVEDEEVTLIEIPTLYDDECGPDLSYVAEYNKLSKEEVIKIHTGTDYLVYMLGFMPGFTYLGGMSEKIATPRLESPRLQIYPGSVGIAGKQTGMYPSMSPGGWRIIGRTPLKLYNPDSETPVYISSGDYIRYVSISEEEYNNILKKVENNEYKLNICRVKRGELNA